From a single Ascaphus truei isolate aAscTru1 chromosome 2, aAscTru1.hap1, whole genome shotgun sequence genomic region:
- the ADNP2 gene encoding activity-dependent neuroprotector homeobox protein 2 isoform X1 — protein sequence MFQPPVNNLEKIRKARKRVKQILLDIGLESCRNLLEEINSYNPGDKHYSSTSWEDVSLWEAFGRRNDYRTKPFCCSLCSFSTTFLSSFKNHLHRYHEDEKDQELMTACPGCSFASQPKTVLKHMRMFHTSVRKTVKEDPNLPRNNIKFSCLKCSFTDTLYYSMKKHVLTTHYENVVSSYFGEKTEEEMQNTPGFKTQPMDKFYCKKCNSTASSQDALIYHILTSEKHRDLEQKLRTTISEFSRLQARKVQARTVLLPKSTEAVPAPVPASVPASQGFKLVSFPQNGPTQALVGPSTTLIQNVVPTMSAVSNSPASSIQNIPATVAPTAQVGFVTASLPQNQRINLKTPLPQSVFMSRFPLNQPVGTVVLPAPQTVLGPTVLPLNQQLHAGLLPVNQSRVIACPQPIQPNVVNMNQARMFPVNQSLRPEHLPANQPGVRQNTFLSAPIFRQLIPTGKQVNGIPTYTLAPVSVSLPVTPCSVPVANPMKMPVQFSQPDSVVQVSHSTASAPSPLVLPLTQNILQQACNITLAANPLDKEAKQWKTCPVCNELFPSNVYQVHMQIAHIKGEVTLSKSTDSTTCNEPTEPISLAAHASSLRVLKEKSIRCVSCKIFAPEEDVLKHLLMHGMVCLYCRSVFHELRNFVYHMRIMHLTQKKVHMEFIKKGFQLESDASGNVLFPNFDFNFKLSKDEIGNREINLAVITGFSSQTASTIYIKIQHKATVPNVVVLKQASKCPFCNCNLSETEVYETHLKDRHHIMPTVHTILKTPAFKCIHCCGVYTGSMTLSAIDVHLLRCRNAPKDMRSGSEVLTENDEAKEQLPNTWGMHDYAKPQLPGSASDIQAAGDEMGRSQQTVTYALDNELVSVPYKRRKVEGKPDTSEPPVGQHSHPILALVPQQSITSHENKKEFLTEYFHKRPYPSRKEVELLSSMLDMWKIDVASYFGKRRHLCLRYIKNHKQCVLLGFQMSELKNLVHNLDLQEDC from the exons ATGTTTCAACCACCTGTTAATAATCTTGAAAAAATTAGGAAAGCGCGGAAAAGGGTGAAGCAAATCCTGTTGGATATTGGGCTAGAAAGCTGCAGGAACTTATTGGAG gaaATCAACAGTTATAATCCAGGAGACAAACATTATTCCAGTACATCATGGGAGGATGTCTCGCTTTGGGAAGCTTTTGGACGCAGAAAT GATTATAGAACAAAGCCATTCTGTTGTAGCCTGTGCAGCTTCTCGACCACGTTTCTTTCTTCGTTTAAGAATCATCTGCATCGTTACCACGAAGATGAGAAAGATCAAGAGCTCATGACTGCTTGTCCCGGCTGCTCTTTTGCTTCCCAGCCCAAAACTGTGCTGAAACACATGCGTATGTTTCACACCTCTGTGCGCAAAACTGTGAAGGAGGATCCAAATCTACCGAGGAATAACATCAAGTTTTCTTGCTTAAAATGTTCATTTACCGACACATTATACTATAGCATGAAAAAGCATGTTCTTACAACTCATTATGAAAATGTGGTCAGTTCATATTTTGGAGAAAAAACGGAGGAAGAAATGCAAAATACCCCTGGTTTCAAGACCCAACCCATGGATAAGTTCTACTGCAAAAAATGCAATTCCACAGCTTCTAGCCAGGATGCTTTGATATACCATATTTTGACTTCTGAAAAACACAGAGATCTAGAACAGAAGTTGAGGACGACTATTTCCGAATTCAGCAGACTGCAAGCTAGGAAAGTACAAGCAAGAACAGTGTTGTTACCCAAGTCCACAGAAGCAGTTCCAGCCCCAGTTCCAGCCTCAGTTCCAGCCTCTCAAGGCTTTAAGTTGGTATCATTTCCACAAAATGGTCCCACCCAAGCCTTGGTGGGGCCGTCCACTACCCTTATCCAGAATGTTGTACCGACAATGTCTGCTGTCTCAAATTCTCCTGCAAGTTCAATCCAAAACATTCCAGCTACAGTTGCTCCAACAGCTCAAGTTGGATTTGTAACTGCTTCCTTACCACAAAACCAGAGAATTAACCTTAAGACACCGCTTCCCCAATCTGTTTTTATGTCTAGGTTTCCTCTGAACCAGCCTGTTGGTACAGTTGTTCTTCCTGCACCTCAAACTGTTTTGGGGCCTACAGTCCTCCCTCTCAATCAACAGTTGCATGCAGGGCTGCTTCCTGTGAATCAATCCAGAGTAATCGCGTGTCCTCAGCCTATACAGCCCAATGTGGTTAATATGAATCAGGCCAGAATGTTTCCTGTAAATCAGTCCCTGAGGCCTGAGCATCTTCCTGCAAATCAACCTGGGGTACGTCAAAACACCTTCCTCTCGGCTCCCATATTCAGGCAGCTCATTCCGACAGGTAAACAAGTAAATGGAATACCGACATACACTCTTGCGCCAGTCTCTGTAAGCTTGCCTGTGACGCCATGTAGCGTTCCTGTTGCTAACCCAATGAAAATGCCAGTACAATTTTCACAGCCTGATAGCGTTGTACAGGTTTCACATTCTACAGCCAGTGCACCATCTCCCCTCGTTTTGCCCTTGACACAGAACATCTTACAACAGGCTTGTAATATTACTCTTGCTGCAAACCCATTGGACAAGGAGGCCAAACAATGGAAGACATGCCCAGTGTGCAATGAGCTATTCCCTTCAAATGTCTACCAAGTACACATGCAGATTGCACATATAAAAGGGGAGGTCACCCTCAGCAAATCCACAGATTCAACCACCTGCAATGAACCAACTGAGCCAATCAGTCTTGCTGCACACGCATCTTCCTTGAGAGTGCTGAAAGAAAAGTCCATCAGATGTGTCTCTTGCAAAATCTTTGCACCAGAGGAAGATGTTTTAAAACACCTACTGATGCATGGTATGGTTTGCTTGTACTGCAGATCTGTTTTCCATGAATTGAGAAACTTTGTCTATCATATGAGAATTATGCATTTGACCCAAAAGAAGGTACACATGGAGTTTATCAAGAAAGGCTTTCAGTTAGAAAGTGATGCTTCTGGTAATGTACTGTTTCCCAACTTTGACTTTAACTTTAAATTGTCCAAAGATGAGATTGGAAACCGGGAAATAAATCTAGCTGTAATTACTGGATTTAGTTCCCAGACCGCTTCAACCATCTACATTAAAATACAGCACAAAGCAACTGTTCCAAATGTTGTAGTTCTAAAGCAAGCATCAAAATGTCCCTTCTGCAATTGTAATTTATCAGAGACTGAGGTATATGAGACACATTTGAAAGACAGGCACCATATTATGCCTACTGTGCATACCATCTTAAAGACTCCCGCTTTTAAGTGCATCCATTGCTGTGGTGTCTACACAGGAAGTATGACTCTGTCTGCTATTGATGTGCATCTGCTCCGTTGTCGAAATGCACCGAAAGATATGAGGTCTGGATCAGAGGTTCTTACAGAAAACGATGAGGCAAAGGAACAGTTGCCAAATACGTGGGGTATGCATGATTATGCAAAACCACAACTACCTGGTTCTGCATCAGACATACAGGCTGCAGGAGATGAAATGGGGAGAAGCCAGCAGACTGTAACTTATGCTTTGGATAACGAATTGGTGTCAGTGCCTTACAAAAGAAGAAAGGTTGAGGGTAAACCAGACACTTCAGAGCCTCCTGTGGGGCAACACTCTCATCCTATCCTTGCTTTGGTTCCACAGCAATCCATAACTTCCCATGAAAATAAAAAAGAGTTCTTGACAGAGTATTTTCACAAAAGGCCCTATCCCAGCAGGAAGGAGGTAGAGTTGCTGTCTTCTATGTTGGATATGTGGAAGATTGATGTTGCATCATATTTTGGGAAGAGACGTCACCTGTGCCTGAGATATATCAAAAACCACAAACAGTGTGTGTTGCTTGGATTCCAGATGTCTGAACTTAAAAATCTGGTGCATAATTTGGACTTGCAAGAAGATTGCTAA
- the ADNP2 gene encoding activity-dependent neuroprotector homeobox protein 2 isoform X2, whose translation MFQPPVNNLEKIRKARKRVKQILLDIGLESCRNLLEDYRTKPFCCSLCSFSTTFLSSFKNHLHRYHEDEKDQELMTACPGCSFASQPKTVLKHMRMFHTSVRKTVKEDPNLPRNNIKFSCLKCSFTDTLYYSMKKHVLTTHYENVVSSYFGEKTEEEMQNTPGFKTQPMDKFYCKKCNSTASSQDALIYHILTSEKHRDLEQKLRTTISEFSRLQARKVQARTVLLPKSTEAVPAPVPASVPASQGFKLVSFPQNGPTQALVGPSTTLIQNVVPTMSAVSNSPASSIQNIPATVAPTAQVGFVTASLPQNQRINLKTPLPQSVFMSRFPLNQPVGTVVLPAPQTVLGPTVLPLNQQLHAGLLPVNQSRVIACPQPIQPNVVNMNQARMFPVNQSLRPEHLPANQPGVRQNTFLSAPIFRQLIPTGKQVNGIPTYTLAPVSVSLPVTPCSVPVANPMKMPVQFSQPDSVVQVSHSTASAPSPLVLPLTQNILQQACNITLAANPLDKEAKQWKTCPVCNELFPSNVYQVHMQIAHIKGEVTLSKSTDSTTCNEPTEPISLAAHASSLRVLKEKSIRCVSCKIFAPEEDVLKHLLMHGMVCLYCRSVFHELRNFVYHMRIMHLTQKKVHMEFIKKGFQLESDASGNVLFPNFDFNFKLSKDEIGNREINLAVITGFSSQTASTIYIKIQHKATVPNVVVLKQASKCPFCNCNLSETEVYETHLKDRHHIMPTVHTILKTPAFKCIHCCGVYTGSMTLSAIDVHLLRCRNAPKDMRSGSEVLTENDEAKEQLPNTWGMHDYAKPQLPGSASDIQAAGDEMGRSQQTVTYALDNELVSVPYKRRKVEGKPDTSEPPVGQHSHPILALVPQQSITSHENKKEFLTEYFHKRPYPSRKEVELLSSMLDMWKIDVASYFGKRRHLCLRYIKNHKQCVLLGFQMSELKNLVHNLDLQEDC comes from the exons ATGTTTCAACCACCTGTTAATAATCTTGAAAAAATTAGGAAAGCGCGGAAAAGGGTGAAGCAAATCCTGTTGGATATTGGGCTAGAAAGCTGCAGGAACTTATTGGAG GATTATAGAACAAAGCCATTCTGTTGTAGCCTGTGCAGCTTCTCGACCACGTTTCTTTCTTCGTTTAAGAATCATCTGCATCGTTACCACGAAGATGAGAAAGATCAAGAGCTCATGACTGCTTGTCCCGGCTGCTCTTTTGCTTCCCAGCCCAAAACTGTGCTGAAACACATGCGTATGTTTCACACCTCTGTGCGCAAAACTGTGAAGGAGGATCCAAATCTACCGAGGAATAACATCAAGTTTTCTTGCTTAAAATGTTCATTTACCGACACATTATACTATAGCATGAAAAAGCATGTTCTTACAACTCATTATGAAAATGTGGTCAGTTCATATTTTGGAGAAAAAACGGAGGAAGAAATGCAAAATACCCCTGGTTTCAAGACCCAACCCATGGATAAGTTCTACTGCAAAAAATGCAATTCCACAGCTTCTAGCCAGGATGCTTTGATATACCATATTTTGACTTCTGAAAAACACAGAGATCTAGAACAGAAGTTGAGGACGACTATTTCCGAATTCAGCAGACTGCAAGCTAGGAAAGTACAAGCAAGAACAGTGTTGTTACCCAAGTCCACAGAAGCAGTTCCAGCCCCAGTTCCAGCCTCAGTTCCAGCCTCTCAAGGCTTTAAGTTGGTATCATTTCCACAAAATGGTCCCACCCAAGCCTTGGTGGGGCCGTCCACTACCCTTATCCAGAATGTTGTACCGACAATGTCTGCTGTCTCAAATTCTCCTGCAAGTTCAATCCAAAACATTCCAGCTACAGTTGCTCCAACAGCTCAAGTTGGATTTGTAACTGCTTCCTTACCACAAAACCAGAGAATTAACCTTAAGACACCGCTTCCCCAATCTGTTTTTATGTCTAGGTTTCCTCTGAACCAGCCTGTTGGTACAGTTGTTCTTCCTGCACCTCAAACTGTTTTGGGGCCTACAGTCCTCCCTCTCAATCAACAGTTGCATGCAGGGCTGCTTCCTGTGAATCAATCCAGAGTAATCGCGTGTCCTCAGCCTATACAGCCCAATGTGGTTAATATGAATCAGGCCAGAATGTTTCCTGTAAATCAGTCCCTGAGGCCTGAGCATCTTCCTGCAAATCAACCTGGGGTACGTCAAAACACCTTCCTCTCGGCTCCCATATTCAGGCAGCTCATTCCGACAGGTAAACAAGTAAATGGAATACCGACATACACTCTTGCGCCAGTCTCTGTAAGCTTGCCTGTGACGCCATGTAGCGTTCCTGTTGCTAACCCAATGAAAATGCCAGTACAATTTTCACAGCCTGATAGCGTTGTACAGGTTTCACATTCTACAGCCAGTGCACCATCTCCCCTCGTTTTGCCCTTGACACAGAACATCTTACAACAGGCTTGTAATATTACTCTTGCTGCAAACCCATTGGACAAGGAGGCCAAACAATGGAAGACATGCCCAGTGTGCAATGAGCTATTCCCTTCAAATGTCTACCAAGTACACATGCAGATTGCACATATAAAAGGGGAGGTCACCCTCAGCAAATCCACAGATTCAACCACCTGCAATGAACCAACTGAGCCAATCAGTCTTGCTGCACACGCATCTTCCTTGAGAGTGCTGAAAGAAAAGTCCATCAGATGTGTCTCTTGCAAAATCTTTGCACCAGAGGAAGATGTTTTAAAACACCTACTGATGCATGGTATGGTTTGCTTGTACTGCAGATCTGTTTTCCATGAATTGAGAAACTTTGTCTATCATATGAGAATTATGCATTTGACCCAAAAGAAGGTACACATGGAGTTTATCAAGAAAGGCTTTCAGTTAGAAAGTGATGCTTCTGGTAATGTACTGTTTCCCAACTTTGACTTTAACTTTAAATTGTCCAAAGATGAGATTGGAAACCGGGAAATAAATCTAGCTGTAATTACTGGATTTAGTTCCCAGACCGCTTCAACCATCTACATTAAAATACAGCACAAAGCAACTGTTCCAAATGTTGTAGTTCTAAAGCAAGCATCAAAATGTCCCTTCTGCAATTGTAATTTATCAGAGACTGAGGTATATGAGACACATTTGAAAGACAGGCACCATATTATGCCTACTGTGCATACCATCTTAAAGACTCCCGCTTTTAAGTGCATCCATTGCTGTGGTGTCTACACAGGAAGTATGACTCTGTCTGCTATTGATGTGCATCTGCTCCGTTGTCGAAATGCACCGAAAGATATGAGGTCTGGATCAGAGGTTCTTACAGAAAACGATGAGGCAAAGGAACAGTTGCCAAATACGTGGGGTATGCATGATTATGCAAAACCACAACTACCTGGTTCTGCATCAGACATACAGGCTGCAGGAGATGAAATGGGGAGAAGCCAGCAGACTGTAACTTATGCTTTGGATAACGAATTGGTGTCAGTGCCTTACAAAAGAAGAAAGGTTGAGGGTAAACCAGACACTTCAGAGCCTCCTGTGGGGCAACACTCTCATCCTATCCTTGCTTTGGTTCCACAGCAATCCATAACTTCCCATGAAAATAAAAAAGAGTTCTTGACAGAGTATTTTCACAAAAGGCCCTATCCCAGCAGGAAGGAGGTAGAGTTGCTGTCTTCTATGTTGGATATGTGGAAGATTGATGTTGCATCATATTTTGGGAAGAGACGTCACCTGTGCCTGAGATATATCAAAAACCACAAACAGTGTGTGTTGCTTGGATTCCAGATGTCTGAACTTAAAAATCTGGTGCATAATTTGGACTTGCAAGAAGATTGCTAA